In one window of Bacillota bacterium DNA:
- a CDS encoding MFS transporter, with protein sequence MLPAEGSEPTNATSAAVDRPLPATRVPRAVWALSGAHLLNDLMLAGVVPALLPLYRSAFHLSYAQAGAVLLVSNLTSSVMQPLFGYVTDRLPRSWFLPLGVSLCVAGVALTGAAPSYGWVLALVTLAGLGSGLFHPEASRATHLAAGPARGAAQAVLQVGGNLGMALGPLAVSLLILRTGLRGLLGFLILALAALLLTGAVLPWYGRLLHREALQPAARAGRNRPWALALLVLVVVMRSWSQIGVAGFLPMLYSQRHIPLARGELLTFVFLLAGAAGTYLGGLLSDRIGRKWLLLGSMLLSIPFAWLVPQASGLLAVATLVAFGFSILSSFAVTVVYGQMLLPSNVGLASGLMVGFSAGMGGLGAMLLGSLADRAGLGAVFTVLAWLPVAGALLTLPLPHDRTLAGAA encoded by the coding sequence GTGCTCCCCGCGGAAGGAAGCGAGCCTACGAACGCCACCTCGGCCGCCGTCGACCGGCCCCTGCCCGCGACCCGGGTGCCGCGCGCCGTCTGGGCGCTGAGCGGCGCCCACCTGCTCAACGACCTGATGCTCGCCGGCGTCGTGCCGGCGCTCCTCCCCCTCTACCGGTCCGCCTTCCACCTGAGCTACGCGCAGGCGGGCGCGGTCCTCCTCGTCTCCAACCTGACCTCGTCGGTGATGCAGCCGCTCTTCGGCTACGTGACCGATCGCCTGCCGAGAAGCTGGTTCCTGCCGCTGGGGGTCTCCCTCTGCGTGGCGGGGGTGGCGCTGACCGGGGCCGCGCCCTCCTACGGCTGGGTGCTCGCCCTGGTGACGCTGGCGGGGCTCGGCTCGGGCCTCTTCCACCCGGAGGCCTCCCGGGCCACCCACCTGGCGGCCGGCCCCGCCCGGGGCGCCGCCCAGGCCGTCCTCCAGGTGGGCGGCAACCTGGGGATGGCGCTGGGCCCGCTGGCGGTCTCGCTCCTCATCCTGCGGACGGGGCTCCGCGGCCTGCTGGGCTTCCTGATCCTCGCCCTGGCCGCGCTCCTCCTCACCGGCGCGGTCCTCCCCTGGTACGGCCGGCTGCTCCACCGGGAGGCGCTGCAGCCCGCCGCCCGCGCCGGCCGGAACCGGCCCTGGGCGCTGGCGCTCCTGGTGCTGGTGGTGGTGATGCGCTCCTGGTCCCAGATCGGCGTCGCCGGCTTCCTGCCCATGCTCTACAGCCAGCGCCACATCCCGCTGGCGCGGGGCGAGCTCCTCACCTTCGTCTTCCTCCTGGCGGGCGCCGCCGGCACCTACCTGGGCGGACTCCTCTCCGACCGGATCGGCAGGAAGTGGCTTCTCCTCGGCTCGATGCTCCTCTCGATCCCCTTCGCCTGGCTGGTGCCGCAGGCCAGCGGTCTGCTGGCGGTGGCGACGCTGGTCGCCTTCGGCTTCAGCATCCTCTCCTCGTTCGCCGTCACGGTGGTCTACGGGCAGATGCTCCTGCCCTCCAACGTCGGCCTCGCCTCCGGCCTGATGGTCGGCTTCAGCGCCGGCATGGGCGGCCTCGGTGCCATGCTCCTCGGCTCGCTCGCCGACCGCGCCGGCCTCGGCGCCGTCTTCACCGTCCTGGCCTGGCTGCCCGTGGCCGGCGCCCTTCTCACCCTGCCGCTCCCGCACGACCGGACGCTGGCCGGGGCAGCGTGA
- a CDS encoding trypsin-like peptidase domain-containing protein, whose translation MTSLPDPELDELSQAISGAAERVGPAVVQIRNRFLRAGGRSGEGLGSGILWREPGLVLTNAHVVENARSLEVKLHDGQGFAGQVLGADPLYDLAVVRLQGALEPLPLADFASAAHLRPGRLVVAVGNPFGLSWTVTSGVISAAGRSLPVARGVFLDGLLQTDAAINPGNSGGALATLDGRVVGVNTAILAAGQGLGFAIPSDIALPLAEQLIRRGRAFHPWLGVEAEEAVLPPAVARALGLPAHRGAQVLTVLPGSPADEAGLMPGDLIYKADGRAVSSAAEIRALLYGRAAGERVELELLRDGTVLRREVRLAELPMAR comes from the coding sequence ATGACCTCCCTCCCCGATCCCGAGCTCGACGAGCTCTCGCAGGCGATCAGCGGCGCCGCCGAGCGCGTCGGCCCGGCCGTCGTCCAGATCCGGAACCGCTTCCTGCGGGCGGGCGGCCGGAGCGGCGAGGGCCTGGGCTCGGGCATCCTCTGGCGCGAACCGGGGCTCGTGCTGACCAACGCCCACGTGGTGGAGAACGCGCGCTCGCTGGAGGTGAAGCTCCACGACGGCCAGGGCTTCGCCGGGCAGGTGCTGGGCGCCGACCCGCTCTACGACCTGGCGGTCGTCCGCCTGCAGGGCGCCCTGGAGCCGCTGCCCCTGGCGGACTTCGCCTCCGCCGCCCACCTTCGGCCCGGCCGCCTGGTGGTCGCCGTCGGCAACCCCTTCGGTCTCTCCTGGACCGTCACCTCGGGCGTGATCAGCGCCGCCGGGCGGTCGCTCCCGGTCGCGCGCGGCGTCTTCCTCGACGGCCTCCTCCAGACCGACGCCGCCATCAACCCCGGCAACTCGGGCGGCGCGCTGGCCACGCTGGACGGGCGGGTCGTGGGCGTCAACACGGCGATCCTCGCCGCCGGCCAGGGGCTCGGCTTCGCCATCCCCTCGGACATCGCCCTCCCCCTGGCCGAACAGCTGATCCGCCGCGGCCGCGCCTTCCACCCCTGGCTCGGCGTGGAGGCGGAGGAAGCGGTCCTTCCCCCCGCCGTCGCGCGCGCCCTGGGGCTTCCCGCGCACCGCGGCGCCCAGGTGCTGACCGTCCTGCCGGGCAGCCCGGCCGACGAGGCGGGGCTGATGCCGGGGGACCTGATCTACAAGGCCGACGGGCGGGCCGTCTCCTCGGCCGCCGAGATCCGGGCGCTCCTCTACGGCCGGGCCGCCGGCGAGCGCGTGGAGCTGGAGCTGCTCCGCGACGGGACGGTCCTGCGGCGCGAGGTGCGCCTCGCCGAGCTGCCGATGGCGCGCTGA
- a CDS encoding ABC transporter ATP-binding protein, producing MRGVTAFYDEFQALWGVDLEVREGEVVTLLGANGAGKTTTLRVISGLLRPPSGGVRFAGREITGLPAHRIVELGIAHVPEGRQLFPQMSVEENLLLGGRIARVRPRRQANLERMVDLFPILGERRHQAAGTLSGGEQQMLAIARALMSEPRLLLLDEPSLGLAPRVTEEVFATVRSIAARGVTVLLVEQNVLEALEISDRGYVIEHGRIVRSGPAAELAGDPGIREAYLGL from the coding sequence GTGCGCGGCGTCACCGCCTTCTACGACGAGTTCCAGGCGCTCTGGGGCGTCGACCTGGAGGTGCGCGAGGGCGAGGTGGTGACGCTCCTGGGCGCCAACGGCGCCGGCAAGACGACCACGCTCCGGGTCATCTCCGGCCTCCTCCGCCCGCCCTCGGGCGGCGTTCGCTTCGCGGGCCGGGAGATCACGGGCCTTCCTGCCCACCGCATCGTCGAGCTGGGCATCGCCCACGTCCCCGAGGGGCGGCAGCTCTTCCCGCAGATGAGCGTGGAGGAGAACCTGCTCCTCGGCGGCCGCATCGCGCGGGTCCGCCCGCGGCGCCAGGCCAACCTCGAGCGGATGGTGGACCTCTTCCCGATCCTGGGCGAGCGGCGGCACCAGGCGGCCGGCACCCTCTCCGGCGGCGAGCAGCAGATGCTGGCCATCGCCCGGGCGCTCATGTCGGAGCCGCGGCTCCTCCTCCTGGACGAGCCGTCGCTCGGCCTCGCCCCCCGGGTGACCGAGGAAGTCTTCGCCACCGTCCGCTCCATCGCCGCCCGCGGCGTCACCGTCCTGCTCGTCGAGCAGAACGTGCTCGAGGCGCTGGAGATCTCGGACCGGGGCTACGTCATCGAGCACGGGCGGATCGTCCGTTCCGGCCCGGCCGCCGAGCTGGCCGGCGACCCGGGCATCCGGGAGGCGTACCTGGGGTTGTAG
- a CDS encoding pyruvate carboxylase has product MERKRDFHRVLVANRGEIATRVFQACTELGKRTVAIYAEADLASLHRVKADEAYPLGAGRSPVAAYLDIEGIVRLAREKRVDAIHPGYGFLSENADFARACRREGIAFIGPEPGHLELFGDKLAARRLAREAGVPVLPGTEEPVTGDGEALAFAREHGFPLMVKAVAGGGGRGIRLVRTPEELREALAAARREAAGAFGRADLYLEVALERPKHVEVQILADASGAVIDLGERDCSVQRRHQKMVEMAPAVGLDPGLRRELRQAAVELMRRARYVNAGTVEFLVGADGRFAFLEVNPRIQVEHTVTELVTGVDLVQAQIRIAEGWRLGELGGILPDPERVEPRGVAIQCRVTSEDPARDFLPDTGRITAFRAPGGFGVRLDVGAGHPGAEVTPWYDPLLVKVSTWGSSLEQAAAKMDRALREFRVRGVRTNLPFLENVVRHPDFLAGRATVDFVESHPELFRFPVRRDRGSKLLRYIGEVTVNGAAFAGVPAGAPRPRAGSAGAAGPGEAGRARTPGAAREESTRSPRRLLEEEGPEALARWARERRELLLCETSLRDGHQSLLATRVRTRDLVALARAAAPAAGRLFAMEVWGGATFDSAYRFLREDPWARLEALRRELPETLFMMLLRGQSLVGYGAYPDNLVRAFVREAAGAGVDLFRIFDSLNDLENIRVAVEAVREAGKVAEVAICTTGDLLEEGRRRYDLAYYVRLAREAERAGAHFLAIKDMAGLLKPEAARRLVTALREAVDLPIHLHTHDTAGTGVATVLAAAGAGLDLADAAVGAMAGGSSQPSLQAILAGLEGSGRHPGLSPRDLEAWDGTWRSVRRAYAPFEAEPGGPDASVYRFQVPGGQLTNLRQQAQALGLGDRWQEVLEAYAAVDRLLGEPVKVTPSSKMVGDFALWLVQRGIRPEELEERAEELDFPASVVDYFRGLLGRPPYGYPERLRRAVLKGQPPLEERPGAALPPADLEAASRRLARLMGRIPTSREVLSWLLFPQVFEEFVAHQQRYGETSVLETPVFFYGLAPGEATTAEIEPGKLLAIRLNAVGEADDRGERTLFFELNGSPRETRVTDLQRAPARTPRAKADPADPAQVGAALRGRLARLRVQPGDRVHRGQPLLVLEAMKMETTLTAPMDGRVARVELREGEEVEPGDLLLLLQPEEATRAEPAPPAPASGSAAGPRR; this is encoded by the coding sequence GTGGAGAGGAAGCGCGACTTCCACCGGGTCCTGGTGGCCAACCGCGGGGAGATCGCCACCCGCGTCTTCCAGGCCTGCACGGAGCTGGGCAAGAGGACCGTCGCCATCTACGCCGAGGCGGATCTCGCCTCGCTCCACCGGGTCAAGGCGGACGAGGCCTATCCCCTGGGCGCGGGGCGCTCGCCCGTGGCGGCCTACCTGGACATCGAGGGGATCGTCCGCCTGGCGCGGGAGAAGCGGGTGGACGCCATCCATCCGGGATATGGCTTCCTGTCGGAGAACGCCGACTTCGCCCGCGCCTGCCGCCGGGAGGGGATCGCCTTCATCGGGCCGGAGCCCGGGCACCTGGAGCTCTTCGGCGACAAGCTGGCCGCCCGGCGCCTGGCCCGGGAGGCGGGGGTGCCCGTCCTTCCCGGCACGGAGGAGCCGGTGACGGGCGACGGGGAGGCGCTCGCCTTCGCCCGGGAACATGGCTTCCCGCTCATGGTCAAGGCGGTGGCGGGCGGGGGCGGGCGCGGAATCCGCCTGGTGCGGACGCCGGAGGAGCTGCGCGAGGCGCTCGCCGCCGCGCGCCGGGAGGCGGCCGGCGCCTTCGGGCGCGCCGACCTCTACCTCGAGGTGGCGCTGGAGCGGCCGAAGCACGTGGAGGTCCAGATCCTGGCGGACGCCTCCGGCGCGGTGATCGACCTGGGCGAGCGCGACTGCTCGGTCCAGCGGCGCCACCAGAAGATGGTGGAGATGGCGCCGGCGGTCGGCCTCGACCCGGGGCTGCGGCGCGAGCTCCGGCAGGCGGCGGTGGAGCTGATGCGGCGCGCGCGTTACGTCAACGCCGGCACGGTCGAGTTCCTGGTCGGCGCGGACGGCCGCTTCGCCTTCCTCGAGGTGAACCCGCGCATCCAGGTGGAGCACACGGTGACCGAGCTGGTGACCGGCGTCGACCTGGTCCAGGCGCAGATCCGCATCGCCGAGGGCTGGAGGCTGGGCGAGCTGGGCGGCATCCTGCCCGACCCCGAGCGGGTCGAGCCGCGCGGGGTGGCGATCCAGTGCCGGGTGACCAGCGAGGATCCGGCCCGGGACTTCCTGCCCGACACGGGGCGGATCACCGCCTTCCGCGCGCCGGGCGGCTTCGGCGTCCGCCTGGACGTGGGCGCGGGGCATCCCGGGGCGGAGGTCACCCCCTGGTACGACCCGCTCCTGGTCAAGGTGAGCACCTGGGGGAGCAGCCTGGAGCAGGCGGCGGCCAAGATGGACCGGGCGCTGCGCGAGTTCCGCGTGCGCGGGGTGCGCACCAACCTGCCCTTCCTGGAGAACGTGGTCCGGCATCCCGACTTCCTCGCCGGGCGGGCGACGGTCGACTTCGTCGAGAGCCACCCGGAGCTCTTCCGCTTCCCGGTCCGGCGCGACCGGGGCTCGAAGCTCCTCCGGTACATCGGCGAGGTGACGGTCAACGGCGCCGCCTTCGCCGGCGTGCCGGCGGGCGCTCCCCGCCCGCGGGCGGGGAGCGCGGGCGCCGCGGGCCCCGGGGAGGCCGGCCGCGCCCGCACCCCCGGCGCCGCGCGCGAGGAATCCACGCGCTCCCCGCGCCGGCTCCTGGAGGAAGAGGGCCCGGAGGCGCTCGCCCGCTGGGCGCGGGAGCGGCGGGAGCTGCTCCTCTGCGAGACCAGCCTGCGCGACGGCCACCAGTCGCTCCTGGCCACCCGGGTGCGGACGCGCGACCTGGTGGCGCTGGCGCGGGCGGCGGCGCCGGCGGCGGGCCGCCTCTTCGCCATGGAGGTCTGGGGCGGCGCCACCTTCGACAGCGCCTACCGCTTCCTGCGCGAGGATCCCTGGGCGCGGCTGGAGGCGCTCCGCCGCGAGCTGCCCGAGACGCTCTTCATGATGCTCCTGCGCGGGCAGAGCCTGGTGGGCTACGGCGCCTACCCCGACAACCTGGTCCGCGCCTTCGTCCGCGAGGCGGCCGGGGCGGGGGTCGACCTCTTCCGGATCTTCGACAGCCTGAACGACCTGGAGAACATCCGCGTCGCCGTGGAGGCGGTGCGCGAGGCGGGCAAGGTGGCCGAGGTGGCGATCTGCACCACGGGCGACCTGCTGGAGGAGGGAAGGCGGCGCTACGACCTCGCCTACTACGTCCGCCTGGCGCGGGAGGCGGAGCGGGCGGGGGCGCACTTCCTCGCCATCAAGGACATGGCCGGGCTGCTCAAGCCCGAGGCCGCGCGGCGGCTGGTCACCGCCCTGCGCGAGGCGGTCGACCTGCCCATCCACCTCCACACCCACGACACGGCGGGGACCGGCGTGGCGACGGTGCTGGCCGCGGCCGGGGCCGGCCTCGACCTGGCCGACGCGGCCGTGGGCGCCATGGCGGGCGGCAGCTCGCAGCCCAGCCTCCAGGCGATCCTGGCCGGGCTGGAAGGAAGCGGGCGCCACCCCGGCCTCTCGCCCCGCGACCTGGAGGCCTGGGACGGCACCTGGCGGAGCGTCCGCCGCGCCTACGCCCCCTTCGAGGCGGAGCCGGGCGGCCCCGACGCCTCCGTCTACCGCTTCCAGGTGCCGGGCGGCCAGCTGACCAACCTGCGACAGCAGGCCCAGGCGCTCGGCCTGGGCGACCGCTGGCAGGAGGTGCTGGAGGCCTACGCGGCCGTCGACCGGCTCCTGGGCGAACCGGTCAAGGTGACGCCCAGCTCCAAGATGGTGGGCGACTTCGCCCTCTGGCTGGTCCAGCGGGGCATCCGGCCCGAGGAGCTGGAGGAGCGGGCGGAGGAGCTGGACTTCCCCGCCTCGGTGGTCGACTACTTCCGCGGCCTCCTGGGCCGGCCGCCGTACGGCTACCCGGAGCGCCTCCGCCGCGCGGTGCTCAAGGGCCAGCCGCCGCTGGAGGAGCGGCCCGGCGCGGCGCTGCCGCCGGCCGACCTCGAGGCGGCCTCGCGCCGGCTCGCCCGCCTGATGGGGCGGATCCCCACCTCCCGCGAGGTGCTCTCCTGGCTCCTCTTCCCGCAGGTCTTCGAGGAGTTCGTGGCCCACCAGCAGCGCTACGGCGAGACCTCCGTCCTGGAGACGCCCGTCTTCTTCTACGGCCTCGCCCCGGGCGAGGCGACCACCGCCGAGATCGAGCCGGGGAAGCTCCTCGCCATCCGCCTCAACGCCGTGGGCGAGGCGGACGACCGGGGGGAGCGGACGCTCTTCTTCGAGCTGAACGGCTCGCCCCGCGAGACGCGGGTGACCGACCTGCAGCGCGCGCCCGCCCGGACCCCGCGGGCCAAGGCGGACCCGGCCGACCCCGCCCAGGTGGGCGCCGCCCTGCGCGGCCGGCTCGCCCGCCTGCGCGTCCAGCCGGGCGACCGCGTCCACCGCGGCCAGCCGCTGCTCGTCCTCGAGGCGATGAAGATGGAGACCACGCTGACCGCGCCCATGGACGGGCGCGTCGCCCGGGTCGAACTCCGGGAGGGCGAGGAAGTCGAGCCCGGCGACCTCCTCCTCCTGCTCCAGCCGGAGGAAGCTACGCGCGCCGAGCCGGCACCACCAGCACCGGCGTCGGGCAGCGCTGCAGGACCGCGTAGGTGA